The following are from one region of the Gloeomargarita lithophora Alchichica-D10 genome:
- a CDS encoding peroxiredoxin, which produces MAVLERVPEVTFKTRVRDESVGGPNPFRWQDVTSQEVFGGKKIVLFALPGAFTPTCSSTHLPRYEELFDEFRTLGIDGVVCLSVNDAFVMFQWGKTQGVNHIFLLPDGSGEFTRKMGMLVRKDNLGFGMRSWRYSMYVNDGKIEKMFIEPDFGDDCPIDPFEVSDADTMLNYLKSLKS; this is translated from the coding sequence ATGGCAGTCCTAGAGCGTGTACCAGAAGTGACATTCAAAACCCGGGTGCGGGATGAGTCCGTGGGTGGCCCCAACCCCTTTCGTTGGCAAGACGTGACCAGCCAAGAGGTTTTTGGTGGCAAAAAAATCGTTCTATTTGCCCTACCGGGAGCCTTTACCCCCACCTGTTCGAGTACCCATTTACCCCGCTACGAAGAACTGTTTGACGAGTTTCGTACTCTGGGGATTGATGGGGTAGTTTGTCTATCGGTGAATGATGCCTTTGTGATGTTCCAATGGGGCAAAACCCAGGGGGTGAATCATATCTTTTTACTGCCCGATGGTTCCGGGGAATTTACCCGCAAAATGGGAATGCTGGTACGCAAGGATAATCTGGGATTTGGGATGCGTTCCTGGCGTTATTCCATGTATGTCAATGATGGCAAAATCGAAAAAATGTTCATCGAACCGGACTTCGGCGATGACTGCCCCATTGACCCCTTTGAAGTATCCGATGCGGACACCATGCTGAATTACTTGAAGTCCCTAAAATCCTAA
- a CDS encoding NAD(P)/FAD-dependent oxidoreductase, with translation MKLTSRNLDQRLDTLYDAVIAGGGAGGLSAAIYLARYGLKCLVIEKGKGRSMWMQELRNYVGLDPHTPGRDLLKQGTTAALGWGADHLRAFVDKVTDQGDYLEVQVNVGKTHPTAVTFKAKYLIAATGIIDILPELENMQNVYDYAGYTLHVCMICDGFDMWDQKAILIAAREPQIEAAFVLNWFTPYITVLTDGKFPVSEAMKTRLQAHGYPLIETPIARFLGENHQLQGVEFTDGTRIEVTTGLVNMGSIYHNHYLKAIPELTWDGENLVTDEFCQTTHPRIFALGDLKKGVNQVAIAVADGCLAATKIWRTIRRSQPPRIWVEQVPNPAAEPLPAG, from the coding sequence ATGAAACTCACCAGCAGAAACCTCGACCAGCGCTTGGATACCCTCTACGATGCGGTGATTGCCGGGGGGGGAGCCGGGGGGCTGTCGGCGGCCATTTATCTCGCCCGCTACGGCTTGAAATGTCTGGTGATTGAAAAGGGCAAAGGTCGCTCGATGTGGATGCAGGAATTACGCAACTATGTCGGGCTTGACCCCCATACGCCGGGGCGAGACTTGCTTAAACAGGGGACAACGGCGGCCTTGGGTTGGGGGGCAGACCACCTGCGGGCATTCGTTGACAAAGTAACCGACCAGGGTGACTATCTCGAAGTTCAAGTGAACGTGGGGAAAACCCACCCCACCGCCGTGACATTTAAGGCCAAATATCTGATTGCTGCCACGGGGATTATTGACATCTTGCCCGAATTAGAAAATATGCAAAATGTCTATGATTATGCGGGCTATACGTTACACGTTTGTATGATTTGTGATGGGTTTGATATGTGGGATCAAAAAGCGATTTTGATTGCCGCCAGAGAACCCCAAATTGAAGCCGCTTTTGTCCTGAATTGGTTTACGCCCTACATCACGGTTTTAACCGATGGTAAATTCCCCGTAAGTGAAGCCATGAAAACCCGTTTGCAAGCACATGGTTATCCCCTAATTGAAACCCCCATTGCCCGGTTTTTAGGGGAAAATCATCAACTCCAAGGGGTAGAATTTACCGATGGGACACGGATTGAAGTGACCACCGGTTTAGTGAATATGGGTTCGATTTACCACAATCATTATTTGAAAGCCATTCCCGAACTCACCTGGGATGGGGAAAATCTGGTCACGGATGAATTTTGCCAGACCACCCACCCCCGGATTTTTGCCCTGGGGGATTTGAAAAAAGGGGTGAATCAGGTGGCGATTGCGGTGGCGGATGGCTGTTTGGCGGCAACGAAAATTTGGCGTACAATCCGCCGCTCCCAACCCCCCCGGATATGGGTAGAGCAGGTGCCTAATCCTGCTGCCGAACCCTTACCTGCGGGTTAA
- a CDS encoding pentapeptide repeat-containing protein — MNADELLRRYANGERDFRQANLSGADLSLAILREINLSRAKLAGIGFSQANLTRADLSRAILREADLSQVVLREANLTAAKLVGAYLSQGNLEGAVLNKAKLTEADLVGANLRGAKLVGANLSRAVLIEADLSGADLSGADLTGANLNDARLFGANLARVDLTRTALRNSDLSQANFFEADLSRAILQGAKLVRAGLSDAILSEANLANADLTEAQCMNADFSRTNLKGANLTRVGLSGAILDRVDLGHANLTSADLTRADLTGVDLSRTNLTGAQLQKAILHRSNLVQATLKEANLSEADLTDARLARAILTGANLVQANLTGVDLAGVSLQEADLSGASLIGAILNQADLTNAKLVGADLSGASLYEVLVQGADFTRACLTDAFLDATDLNGALLTEAILPR, encoded by the coding sequence ATGAATGCGGACGAACTACTGCGGCGTTATGCGAATGGGGAGCGGGATTTCCGGCAGGCCAACCTGAGCGGGGCGGATTTGTCTTTAGCGATTCTGCGGGAGATTAACCTCAGTCGGGCGAAGCTGGCGGGGATTGGCTTCAGTCAGGCCAATTTGACCCGGGCGGATTTGAGTCGGGCGATCCTGCGGGAGGCAGACCTGAGCCAGGTGGTCTTGCGGGAGGCGAATCTCACGGCGGCGAAGTTGGTGGGAGCCTACCTGAGCCAGGGAAATTTGGAAGGGGCGGTCTTAAATAAGGCGAAATTAACCGAAGCGGATTTGGTGGGGGCAAACCTGCGGGGTGCCAAATTGGTGGGTGCCAATCTGAGTCGGGCGGTGTTGATTGAGGCGGATTTGAGCGGGGCAGACCTGAGTGGGGCGGACTTGACGGGAGCGAATTTGAATGATGCCCGGTTGTTTGGGGCTAACCTGGCACGGGTGGATTTGACCCGCACGGCGTTGCGTAATAGTGATTTGAGTCAGGCTAATTTTTTTGAAGCCGACCTGAGTCGGGCGATTCTCCAGGGGGCGAAACTGGTGCGGGCGGGGCTGAGTGATGCGATTTTGAGTGAGGCCAATCTGGCCAATGCGGATTTGACCGAAGCCCAATGTATGAACGCCGATTTTAGTCGCACCAACCTCAAGGGGGCGAATCTCACCCGGGTGGGTCTGAGTGGGGCGATTTTAGACCGGGTGGATCTGGGTCATGCCAACCTCACCAGTGCCGACCTGACGCGGGCGGATTTGACGGGGGTGGATTTGAGCCGCACCAACCTGACCGGGGCGCAGTTGCAAAAGGCGATTTTGCACCGCAGTAATTTGGTACAGGCCACCCTCAAGGAGGCCAATTTGAGCGAAGCGGACTTGACGGATGCGCGGCTGGCGCGGGCGATTCTCACGGGGGCAAACCTGGTGCAGGCCAACCTGACGGGGGTGGATTTGGCGGGGGTATCATTGCAAGAAGCCGACCTGAGTGGGGCGAGTTTGATCGGAGCGATTCTCAACCAGGCGGATTTAACCAATGCCAAACTGGTGGGTGCTGATTTGAGCGGGGCTTCCCTCTACGAAGTGTTAGTGCAGGGGGCGGATTTTACCCGCGCTTGCTTGACGGATGCCTTCCTGGATGCCACGGATTTGAATGGTGCCCTGCTGACCGAGGCGATTTTGCCCCGTTAA
- a CDS encoding helicase HerA domain-containing protein has translation MTTMPPLGSVIQGSLTQGLEVRLHPDISVEDLRVGKFLVVQGRRARFFCMLTDVVLGTASPRILADPPAPNNQFLTQVLAGTGTYSTVNLSPMLTLITGDGDQPMELLPVKTVPSHFSQVYDASEQDFRSVFGWEDDPHRRNFAIGRPLDMDVPICVDLDRFVERSNGIFGKSGTGKSFLTRLLLCGIIHKQAAVNLIFDMHSEYGWEAMKEGKDVSMVKGLQQLFPDQIKIYTLDPASTQRRGVRHAQDLWISLDQIEVEDLELLREVLNLSEASLENANILRAEFKNQWIAQLLQLSNDEIQEFCQTKRGSPAAIMALQRKLQRLENLTYIRSGSANNYVNQILRDLDAGHHVVVEFGSQSNLLAYMLATNIITRRIHNSYVKKAEKFLQSKNPTDRPQQLVITIEEAHRFLNPAVAHQTIFGTIAREMRKYFVTLLVVDQRPSGIDNEVMSQIGTRITALLNDEKDIDAIFTGVSGSQGLRSVLAKLDSKQQALVLGHAVPMPVVLQTRPYDTTFYQELGYLDSQRDREKILARAQSARRDLGF, from the coding sequence ATGACCACCATGCCCCCCCTCGGTTCCGTCATTCAAGGGTCACTCACCCAAGGGTTAGAAGTGCGGTTGCATCCTGATATTTCGGTGGAGGATTTGCGGGTGGGAAAATTTTTGGTGGTACAGGGGCGCCGGGCACGGTTTTTTTGTATGCTTACCGATGTGGTCTTGGGCACCGCCAGCCCCCGGATTCTCGCCGACCCGCCCGCTCCCAATAATCAGTTTCTGACCCAGGTGTTGGCGGGGACGGGTACCTATTCAACGGTGAATCTTAGCCCCATGTTGACCCTGATTACCGGGGATGGGGATCAGCCGATGGAACTCCTGCCGGTGAAAACCGTGCCCAGCCATTTTAGTCAGGTTTATGATGCTTCGGAGCAGGATTTTCGTTCGGTTTTTGGTTGGGAAGATGACCCGCACCGGCGCAATTTTGCCATTGGTCGTCCGTTGGATATGGATGTGCCAATTTGTGTGGATTTAGACCGGTTTGTGGAGCGGAGCAATGGGATTTTTGGTAAATCGGGGACGGGGAAATCTTTTTTAACCCGCTTATTACTCTGCGGCATTATCCACAAACAGGCCGCCGTGAATTTGATTTTTGATATGCACTCGGAGTACGGCTGGGAGGCGATGAAAGAAGGGAAAGATGTCTCGATGGTGAAGGGATTACAGCAGTTGTTTCCCGACCAAATTAAAATTTATACCCTTGATCCGGCTTCTACCCAACGGCGGGGGGTGCGCCATGCCCAGGACTTGTGGATTAGTTTAGACCAAATTGAGGTGGAGGATTTAGAACTTTTGCGGGAAGTGTTGAACCTGTCGGAAGCCAGCCTGGAAAATGCCAACATTCTGCGGGCGGAATTTAAGAACCAATGGATTGCCCAATTATTGCAATTATCCAACGATGAAATCCAAGAATTTTGTCAGACCAAGCGGGGTTCTCCGGCGGCAATTATGGCTCTACAACGCAAACTGCAACGGTTGGAGAATCTCACCTATATCCGTTCCGGTTCAGCGAATAACTACGTCAACCAAATCCTACGGGACTTGGATGCGGGGCATCATGTGGTGGTGGAATTTGGCTCCCAGTCCAACCTACTGGCCTATATGTTGGCGACGAACATTATTACCCGCCGGATTCACAATTCCTATGTGAAAAAAGCGGAGAAATTTCTGCAAAGTAAAAACCCTACGGACCGCCCCCAGCAATTGGTGATTACCATTGAGGAAGCCCACCGATTTTTGAACCCGGCGGTGGCACACCAGACCATTTTTGGCACCATCGCCAGGGAAATGCGGAAGTATTTTGTCACCCTCTTGGTGGTGGATCAACGGCCTTCCGGGATTGATAACGAAGTCATGTCCCAAATTGGCACCCGGATCACCGCTTTATTAAATGACGAAAAAGATATTGATGCCATCTTCACCGGGGTTTCCGGCAGTCAGGGCTTGCGTTCCGTGCTGGCGAAACTGGATTCCAAACAACAGGCATTGGTGCTGGGTCATGCGGTGCCGATGCCCGTGGTTCTCCAGACTCGCCCCTACGACACGACCTTTTACCAGGAATTGGGCTACCTGGACAGCCAACGGGACCGGGAGAAAATCCTCGCCCGTGCCCAGTCCGCCCGCCGGGATTTGGGCTTTTAG
- a CDS encoding RNA polymerase sigma factor, RpoD/SigA family, whose protein sequence is MVRTYLQEIGRVPLLTHEQEIVFGKQVQQMMQLLELRDKMTAEAGQTPDAEPWAAQAGVTVTALQDTLRRGQRAKQRMIEANLRLVVSIAKKYQKRNLELLDLIQEGTLGLERGVEKFDPTRGYKFSTYAYWWIRQAITRAIAQQARTIRLPIHITEKLNKIKKTQRELSQQLGRSATPTEIAQALELEPAQIREYLIMARQPISMDLRIGDNQDTELGELLEDRGISPEDFTTREALRGDLERLMAELTPQQREVISLRFGLQDGKELSLSKVGKRLNLSRERVRQLEQQALEHLRRRRINIREYLAS, encoded by the coding sequence ATGGTGCGCACCTACCTGCAAGAGATTGGCCGGGTGCCGCTGTTGACCCATGAGCAGGAAATTGTCTTTGGCAAACAGGTGCAACAGATGATGCAGTTGTTGGAACTGCGGGATAAAATGACCGCTGAAGCCGGTCAAACCCCCGATGCGGAACCCTGGGCGGCACAGGCCGGGGTCACGGTCACGGCGTTGCAAGACACCCTGCGCCGGGGACAACGGGCCAAACAACGCATGATTGAAGCGAACTTGCGGTTGGTGGTCTCCATTGCCAAAAAGTACCAAAAACGCAACCTGGAACTGCTGGATTTGATCCAGGAGGGCACCCTGGGTTTGGAGCGGGGCGTGGAAAAATTTGACCCCACCCGGGGCTACAAGTTCTCCACCTATGCCTATTGGTGGATTCGCCAAGCCATCACCCGGGCGATTGCCCAGCAAGCCCGCACCATTCGCCTGCCCATTCATATCACCGAGAAGCTGAACAAGATCAAAAAAACCCAGCGGGAATTGTCCCAGCAGTTGGGCCGCTCCGCCACCCCGACGGAGATTGCCCAAGCCCTGGAACTGGAACCAGCCCAAATTCGGGAATACCTGATCATGGCGCGCCAACCGATTTCCATGGATTTACGCATCGGCGACAACCAGGACACGGAACTGGGGGAATTGCTGGAAGACCGGGGGATTTCGCCGGAGGACTTTACCACCCGGGAAGCCCTGCGGGGTGACCTGGAGCGGTTGATGGCGGAACTCACCCCCCAACAACGGGAGGTGATCAGCCTGCGCTTTGGGCTCCAAGATGGCAAGGAACTGTCCCTGTCCAAGGTGGGCAAACGCCTGAACCTGTCTCGCGAGCGGGTGCGCCAGTTGGAGCAACAGGCCCTAGAACACCTGCGCCGCCGCCGGATCAACATCCGGGAATACCTGGCGAGTTAG
- a CDS encoding YebC/PmpR family DNA-binding transcriptional regulator: protein MAGHSKWANIKRQKARVDALKGQIFAKFSREMIVAARTGLPDPAGNFRLRTAMEKAKAAGMSQENIERAIAKGAGLLGADADSLEAVRYEGYALGGVAVLIEALTDNRNRTAGEIRAAFNKYGGNLGETGCVGWMFAQVGWLEMPGVTSEDDLLAAAMQVPATGYEWEGETAALVTEPLDLERVAAALQDQGYRVGAAMTRWQPTMTVAITDADWGRQVLRLLEGLEDLDDVQTVSANFDMDERTLVACMGN, encoded by the coding sequence ATGGCGGGACATAGCAAGTGGGCGAATATCAAACGCCAAAAAGCCCGGGTAGATGCGCTCAAGGGGCAGATATTTGCCAAGTTTTCGCGGGAAATGATTGTGGCGGCGCGCACCGGGTTACCCGACCCAGCGGGGAATTTTCGCCTGCGGACGGCGATGGAAAAGGCCAAGGCCGCCGGGATGTCCCAGGAGAATATTGAACGGGCGATTGCCAAGGGGGCGGGTCTGCTGGGTGCCGATGCGGATAGTTTGGAAGCCGTGCGCTACGAGGGCTATGCCCTGGGGGGGGTGGCGGTGTTGATCGAAGCCCTCACGGATAACCGCAACCGCACGGCGGGGGAAATTCGGGCGGCGTTTAACAAATACGGCGGTAATCTGGGGGAAACCGGCTGTGTGGGCTGGATGTTTGCCCAGGTGGGTTGGCTGGAAATGCCGGGGGTGACCAGCGAAGACGACCTGCTGGCGGCGGCGATGCAGGTGCCCGCCACGGGTTACGAGTGGGAGGGGGAAACCGCCGCTTTGGTCACCGAGCCGTTAGACCTGGAACGGGTGGCGGCGGCGTTGCAAGACCAGGGGTATCGGGTGGGGGCGGCCATGACCCGCTGGCAACCCACGATGACGGTGGCAATTACGGATGCGGATTGGGGGCGGCAGGTACTCCGGTTGCTGGAGGGGTTAGAGGATTTGGACGATGTACAGACAGTTAGTGCTAACTTTGACATGGACGAGCGCACTTTGGTCGCCTGTATGGGCAATTAA
- a CDS encoding class I SAM-dependent rRNA methyltransferase, with product MAQARVILKPGREKSLLRQHPWVFAGAIAQVQGQPPQGATVSIHTQEGKSLGWGAWSPESQMAVRVWSFDTQVTIDRAWWRAQIQGALHRRQTLAQPNLNSYRLIYAEADGLPGVIVDCYGEVLVLQLLSWGAEFWRETLTALLLELHPCDSIYERSDTDSRRKEGLPARTGLIAGNEPPELLLIQEYQAQFWVDVRRGHKTGFYLDQRENRQIVQRYCNYGAALNAFAYTGGFTVALLQAGCAQVTQIDSSASVLDLAAKNAELNNLDPDKIITIVGDVFQILRRYRDQGETFDHIILDPPKFADSQAQIPKASRGYKDINLLAMKLLKPGGFLVTFSCSGLVTADLFQKILAGAALDSGRRVHLLQPLGQPLDHGVNLAVPEGAYLKGWVCQVL from the coding sequence GTGGCGCAAGCGAGGGTGATCCTCAAACCGGGGCGGGAGAAATCCCTGCTCCGGCAACACCCCTGGGTCTTTGCGGGAGCGATTGCCCAGGTGCAGGGGCAACCCCCGCAGGGGGCAACGGTAAGTATTCATACTCAAGAAGGAAAATCCTTGGGCTGGGGTGCCTGGTCACCGGAGTCCCAGATGGCGGTGCGGGTGTGGAGTTTTGATACCCAGGTTACGATTGACCGAGCCTGGTGGCGCGCCCAAATCCAAGGGGCACTACACCGGCGCCAAACTTTAGCGCAACCTAACCTTAATAGCTATCGCCTAATTTATGCGGAAGCGGACGGCCTGCCCGGAGTGATCGTTGACTGCTATGGGGAGGTTTTGGTACTGCAATTGCTCAGTTGGGGGGCGGAATTTTGGCGGGAAACGCTCACCGCATTGCTCTTAGAATTGCATCCCTGCGACAGCATTTATGAACGCTCCGATACGGATAGCCGCCGGAAAGAAGGGTTACCCGCCCGCACCGGATTGATCGCCGGGAACGAACCCCCGGAATTGCTCCTAATTCAGGAATATCAGGCGCAGTTTTGGGTAGATGTGCGCCGGGGGCATAAAACCGGTTTTTATCTGGATCAACGGGAAAATCGCCAGATCGTGCAACGCTATTGCAATTACGGTGCCGCCCTGAATGCTTTTGCCTATACCGGCGGGTTTACGGTGGCCTTGCTCCAAGCCGGGTGTGCCCAAGTGACCCAAATTGATAGTTCCGCCAGTGTCTTGGATTTAGCGGCTAAAAATGCTGAATTAAATAACCTTGACCCCGACAAAATCATTACCATTGTGGGGGATGTGTTTCAAATTTTGCGCCGCTATCGGGATCAGGGTGAGACTTTTGACCATATTATTCTTGACCCGCCCAAATTTGCCGATTCCCAGGCGCAAATCCCCAAGGCCAGCCGGGGCTACAAAGACATTAATCTGCTGGCGATGAAACTACTCAAACCGGGGGGATTTCTGGTCACCTTTTCCTGCTCTGGTTTGGTCACGGCGGACTTATTTCAAAAAATCCTCGCCGGGGCTGCCCTGGATAGCGGTCGGCGGGTGCATTTGCTCCAACCCCTCGGCCAACCCCTAGACCACGGGGTTAATTTGGCCGTGCCGGAGGGGGCGTACCTGAAGGGCTGGGTGTGCCAGGTGCTTTAG
- a CDS encoding Mo-dependent nitrogenase C-terminal domain-containing protein: MRVNQWLKLWMPLQAWLNRLEIQDPQLAHRLCRWIPAQCPFQREIWFRGQCLVRIPALCQLNPVYGELMQLRWRALCFLADQCGEDVSFYCH, encoded by the coding sequence ATGCGTGTAAACCAGTGGTTGAAGTTGTGGATGCCTTTGCAGGCGTGGCTGAATCGGTTAGAAATTCAAGACCCCCAACTGGCGCATCGTCTGTGTCGGTGGATTCCTGCCCAATGCCCATTTCAGCGAGAAATTTGGTTTCGGGGGCAGTGTCTCGTCCGTATTCCTGCTCTTTGTCAATTGAATCCGGTTTATGGGGAACTGATGCAACTGCGTTGGCGGGCTTTGTGTTTTTTGGCCGACCAATGCGGGGAAGATGTCAGTTTTTATTGCCATTGA
- a CDS encoding DUF29 domain-containing protein, producing MVNPLYETDFYAWTLEQSTLLKQGNFPCLDISNLAVEIESLGKQQRQELKSRLGILIGHLLKWHYQPKNRSKSWRVMIRNQRREIIDLLAENPRLKSYLPTAIHKGYQTGLDLAVLETPLDYPDLPGNSIYTITQLLDPDFPDDLHPQ from the coding sequence ATGGTAAACCCTCTCTACGAAACCGATTTTTACGCCTGGACATTAGAACAATCTACTCTGCTCAAACAGGGTAATTTCCCATGCTTAGATATAAGCAATCTGGCGGTGGAAATCGAGTCCTTGGGCAAACAACAGCGGCAAGAATTGAAAAGCCGACTGGGTATTTTAATCGGGCATTTGCTGAAATGGCATTACCAACCCAAAAATCGCAGTAAAAGCTGGCGAGTGATGATTCGGAACCAACGCCGGGAAATCATTGACCTATTGGCAGAAAATCCTCGCCTCAAATCCTATTTGCCTACAGCCATCCACAAAGGTTATCAGACGGGTTTGGACTTGGCGGTTTTAGAAACACCCCTGGACTATCCCGACTTGCCCGGAAATTCAATTTACACCATTACCCAACTGCTTGATCCTGATTTTCCCGATGATTTGCATCCCCAGTAA
- the larE gene encoding ATP-dependent sacrificial sulfur transferase LarE, whose amino-acid sequence MQLTIQTQLQALRHWFQPWERVVVAYSGGVDSALVAKIAQDVLGKRALAVTAVSPSLLPEDLAAAQEQAQYIGITHELIATHELANPNYAANPVNRCYFCKSELHDTLKFLVQNYDSAQIVDGVNADDEGDYRPGIQAARERGVRSPLSELNVNKLAVRELSRYLQLPWWDKPAQPCLSSRFPAGEAIDAQKLYRVGRAEQYLRQLGWRVVRVRSVGETARIEIPAEQIAPFVQATDMPALVDHFQGLGFRWVSLDLEGFRSGKLNPVLSPNVTH is encoded by the coding sequence ATGCAACTCACCATACAAACCCAACTCCAAGCATTACGCCACTGGTTCCAACCCTGGGAACGGGTGGTGGTGGCCTACTCCGGGGGTGTAGATAGTGCCCTGGTCGCCAAAATTGCCCAGGATGTGCTGGGAAAACGAGCCTTGGCCGTGACTGCTGTATCCCCTTCCCTTTTGCCCGAAGATTTGGCGGCGGCCCAGGAGCAAGCGCAGTATATTGGCATTACCCATGAATTGATTGCCACCCATGAACTCGCCAATCCCAACTATGCGGCCAATCCGGTGAATCGCTGTTATTTCTGCAAAAGTGAACTGCACGATACCCTAAAATTTTTAGTACAAAATTACGACTCGGCACAAATTGTAGATGGGGTAAATGCCGATGATGAAGGGGATTATCGCCCTGGGATTCAGGCGGCGCGAGAACGGGGGGTGCGCTCCCCTTTGAGTGAATTAAATGTCAACAAATTAGCAGTACGAGAGCTTTCCCGTTACCTACAACTGCCCTGGTGGGACAAACCGGCGCAACCCTGCCTCAGTTCCCGGTTTCCGGCGGGGGAAGCCATTGATGCCCAGAAGCTCTACCGGGTGGGACGGGCGGAACAATACCTGCGCCAGTTGGGGTGGCGGGTGGTGCGGGTGCGCTCAGTTGGAGAAACCGCCCGCATTGAAATCCCCGCCGAACAGATTGCCCCGTTTGTGCAAGCAACCGATATGCCCGCTTTGGTTGACCATTTTCAAGGGTTGGGATTCCGTTGGGTGAGCCTGGATTTGGAGGGGTTTCGCAGTGGTAAATTAAACCCGGTACTATCCCCAAATGTAACTCACTAA
- a CDS encoding serine hydrolase, with protein MPQPEPKSDSARRRNVTELNGRLRPVPWWRSWFLGGLRLGLVGVGLGVLTGTGLNIWLSQGHDHLGQFPIQAQDRPPSWQSFLWPQTAEQTTLIPQPMRPTTLDDLLPRRTPMQALQAQLLPLTQRNPKVTATLYAVDLDSGEYLDMGGTKTVPAASTIKLPLLLALFQDLDQGKVRLDERLTMTKPLVASGSGDMQFQPVGTTFTLLDTATRMIVISDNTATNMILERLGGKEVVNQRFQEWGLQTTAVRNLLPDLKGTNTTSAADLVHTLALIAQGELLSQRSRDWVLHILRSTENRSLLPAGLGKGAVIGHKTGDIGFIIGDAGVVDTATGQRYLITIFIQSSYNDPQAVQLLQELSRKSYQYLNRAKAPGTPSPSGTPPPARPN; from the coding sequence ATGCCTCAACCAGAACCTAAATCAGACTCAGCCCGCCGCCGCAATGTTACTGAGTTAAATGGCCGTCTCCGCCCTGTCCCCTGGTGGCGTTCCTGGTTCCTGGGTGGTTTACGCCTGGGTCTGGTGGGGGTGGGGCTGGGGGTACTCACGGGAACGGGGTTAAATATCTGGCTCAGCCAAGGGCATGACCACCTGGGGCAATTTCCCATCCAAGCCCAGGACCGCCCCCCCAGTTGGCAGAGTTTTCTCTGGCCGCAAACCGCCGAACAAACCACCTTGATCCCCCAGCCGATGCGCCCCACGACCCTCGATGACCTGCTGCCCCGGCGCACACCCATGCAGGCTTTGCAAGCCCAGTTATTGCCCCTGACCCAAAGGAATCCCAAGGTGACGGCCACCCTCTATGCGGTGGATTTGGACAGCGGTGAATATCTGGATATGGGTGGTACAAAAACAGTACCGGCGGCCAGTACAATTAAATTACCGCTTTTGTTGGCACTCTTCCAGGATTTAGACCAGGGCAAGGTTCGCTTGGACGAGCGTTTGACCATGACCAAGCCCCTGGTAGCCAGCGGTTCCGGGGATATGCAGTTTCAGCCGGTGGGCACCACCTTTACCCTGTTGGACACGGCCACCCGGATGATCGTGATCAGCGACAATACGGCCACCAACATGATTTTAGAACGCTTGGGCGGCAAGGAGGTGGTCAACCAACGGTTCCAGGAATGGGGGTTACAGACAACAGCAGTACGAAATCTTCTGCCCGACCTCAAGGGCACCAATACCACCAGTGCCGCCGACCTGGTACATACCCTGGCGTTGATTGCCCAGGGAGAACTTTTGTCCCAGCGCAGTCGGGATTGGGTGTTGCACATTCTGCGGAGTACCGAAAACCGCAGTTTATTACCGGCGGGGCTGGGAAAGGGGGCGGTGATTGGTCACAAAACCGGCGACATTGGCTTTATCATCGGCGATGCGGGGGTGGTGGATACGGCAACGGGGCAACGTTATTTAATCACGATATTTATACAAAGTAGCTACAATGACCCCCAAGCGGTGCAACTCCTCCAGGAATTATCCCGCAAAAGTTACCAGTATTTGAACCGGGCTAAAGCACCTGGCACACCCAGCCCTTCAGGTACGCCCCCTCCGGCACGGCCAAATTAA